From Actinomyces sp. oral taxon 171 str. F0337, one genomic window encodes:
- a CDS encoding UvrD-helicase domain-containing protein, whose protein sequence is MATILLPSSKTKDATAKDPSLRAKIGPFISKLSTMSTSSGLHLEPIRGSRDRRVRTARVTDFYRAVLFELTADGEVVYVIHGIWPHDEAIKIAESVTVHVNPRNGITEVVNVGDLIGLDPRAVEEARRTAQAELAAAQREADEIARETARIQAANAEARRRNEEARGADAGSAPTQAPGEPVGTGGQRGEGGAVAGTAGAAAVPGAVVVPSRDQAPVWPDGLTVEMLHDELGIDVRLGAAALAAQRESQLLDLASTARVSWQGEALLNLATGATIEEIREDFGLRPSRDVSAEPTDADLIAGLRTRAARSTFTWLESDEDLRRAIEGLSFAEWQLFLHPQQRALVERRANGPMRVSGGAGTGKTVIAVHRAVELAKRDKADGQEPRILLTTYTRNLADDLRRQIAQLEPRLPFTERLSEPGVMVSGLDRVARMILQQAGARISPIAQEVIGQPRGRVLTYPRENVWQEVLTLMGDELPEGLRSADFLESEYELIVLPQRVTTLKQYLRVRRPGRGVALDRSKRAAVWKAMERYRDRSADLGVTSFDEQLALAAAWLDQEANLGTPRPFRHVLVDEAQDLTPAHLQLLRALVEPGPDDLFLAEDSHQRIYGKKITLSHYGIQVRGRSRRLTRNYRTTRQNLDVAFGILDPGTYEDMEGQAEEHHYVSPRSGPEPLLLHATDRADELSKAAELLTVWLEQDRDSEDSAPETIAVLVRDRYQRDAVVNGLAQHGIEVRAVDREAAGRGRPVVMTMHRAKGLEFRKVLLFDVSRKAIPRPLRDQQYSDADRDDALLRERSLLYVAATRARDQLAISWSGEASPLITALTP, encoded by the coding sequence ATGGCCACGATCCTGTTGCCCAGCAGCAAGACGAAGGACGCCACCGCCAAGGACCCCTCCCTCAGGGCGAAGATCGGGCCGTTCATCAGCAAGCTGTCCACCATGTCCACGAGCTCGGGGCTGCACCTGGAGCCCATTCGTGGATCGCGGGACCGGCGTGTGCGTACCGCGCGCGTCACCGACTTCTACCGGGCCGTCCTGTTCGAGCTCACCGCCGACGGCGAGGTCGTCTACGTCATCCACGGCATCTGGCCACATGACGAGGCCATCAAGATTGCCGAATCCGTCACCGTCCACGTCAACCCCCGCAACGGCATCACCGAGGTCGTCAACGTCGGGGACCTCATCGGCCTGGATCCCCGCGCCGTCGAGGAGGCGCGACGCACAGCCCAGGCCGAGCTCGCCGCCGCCCAGCGCGAGGCCGACGAGATCGCCCGCGAGACGGCCCGCATCCAGGCCGCCAACGCCGAGGCGCGCCGTCGCAACGAGGAAGCCAGAGGAGCCGACGCCGGTTCCGCGCCCACCCAGGCACCTGGCGAGCCGGTTGGGACGGGGGGCCAGCGGGGCGAAGGCGGAGCGGTTGCCGGAACGGCGGGGGCCGCTGCCGTGCCGGGCGCCGTCGTCGTTCCCAGCCGGGACCAGGCACCGGTGTGGCCCGATGGGCTCACCGTGGAGATGCTGCACGACGAGCTCGGTATTGACGTCCGACTCGGCGCAGCGGCACTGGCGGCGCAGCGCGAGTCCCAGCTCCTCGACCTGGCTTCCACCGCCCGGGTGTCCTGGCAGGGCGAGGCGCTGCTCAACCTGGCTACGGGGGCGACGATCGAGGAGATCCGTGAGGACTTCGGGCTGCGGCCCTCACGTGACGTGTCCGCAGAGCCCACCGACGCCGACCTCATCGCAGGTCTGCGCACCCGCGCGGCGCGCTCGACCTTCACCTGGTTGGAAAGTGACGAGGACCTGCGCCGCGCCATCGAGGGGCTCAGCTTCGCCGAGTGGCAGCTCTTCCTGCACCCCCAGCAGCGGGCCCTCGTGGAGCGGCGCGCGAATGGTCCCATGCGTGTCTCGGGCGGCGCCGGAACCGGGAAGACCGTCATTGCCGTGCACCGCGCCGTCGAGCTGGCCAAGCGGGACAAGGCTGACGGGCAGGAGCCGCGGATCCTGCTGACGACCTACACGCGCAACCTCGCCGACGACCTGCGCCGCCAGATCGCCCAGCTCGAACCACGGCTGCCCTTCACCGAGAGGCTGAGCGAGCCCGGAGTCATGGTCAGCGGCCTGGACCGGGTGGCGCGCATGATCCTCCAGCAGGCCGGAGCCAGGATCTCCCCCATCGCCCAGGAGGTCATCGGCCAGCCGCGCGGGCGAGTACTCACCTACCCCAGGGAGAATGTGTGGCAGGAAGTCCTCACCCTCATGGGCGATGAGCTGCCCGAGGGGCTGCGTTCCGCCGACTTCCTGGAGTCCGAGTACGAGCTGATCGTGCTACCCCAGCGCGTCACGACTCTCAAACAGTACCTGCGCGTGCGCCGACCAGGGCGAGGCGTGGCCCTGGACCGGTCCAAGCGGGCCGCCGTGTGGAAGGCGATGGAGCGCTACCGAGACCGCAGCGCCGACCTGGGCGTAACCTCCTTTGACGAACAGCTCGCCCTGGCCGCAGCCTGGCTCGACCAGGAGGCAAACCTCGGCACACCCCGACCTTTCCGACACGTGCTCGTCGATGAGGCGCAGGACCTCACGCCCGCTCACCTGCAGCTGCTGCGGGCGCTGGTGGAACCTGGCCCGGATGACCTGTTCCTGGCTGAGGACTCCCACCAACGCATCTACGGCAAGAAGATCACGCTGAGCCACTACGGGATCCAGGTGCGCGGGAGGTCGCGGCGGCTGACGCGCAACTACCGTACCACCCGTCAGAACCTCGATGTCGCCTTCGGGATCCTCGATCCCGGCACCTACGAAGACATGGAGGGGCAGGCAGAGGAGCACCACTACGTCTCACCGCGCTCCGGACCCGAGCCGCTGCTGCTGCACGCTACCGACCGCGCCGATGAGCTGAGCAAGGCCGCTGAGCTGCTGACGGTGTGGCTGGAACAGGACCGAGACAGTGAGGACAGCGCTCCGGAGACAATCGCCGTCCTCGTGCGTGACCGCTACCAGCGCGACGCCGTCGTCAACGGTCTGGCCCAGCACGGGATAGAGGTGCGCGCCGTGGACCGGGAAGCGGCCGGTCGGGGCAGGCCCGTAGTTATGACGATGCACCGCGCCAAGGGTCTGGAGTTCCGCAAGGTACTGCTCTTCGACGTCTCGAGGAAAGCGATCCCTCGGCCACTGCGGGACCAGCAGTACTCCGACGCGGACCGCGACGATGCCCTCCTGCGGGAGCGCTCACTGCTGTACGTGGCCGCGACCCGCGCCCGGGACCAGCTCGCCATCTCCTGGAGCGGCGAGGCCAGCCCCCTCATCACCGCCCTCACGCCCTAG